One window from the genome of Malacoplasma penetrans HF-2 encodes:
- a CDS encoding potassium channel family protein — protein MKLNKKNWKPSSSNKYLIIGYGKFGKGFAQRLLKEGVKESKIYIVDKNQEMLTETQNQFTNVMSLTISDFDSLNAFDVNEIKIVVIAMSDLEESLMIAANCVKYPDKKYFAKAKNEIHSKLLKTLGVDDVVIPEEEIGSKLAYKSLFTSNIEIKNVDDDYNIIHVKIKPNFNFENKTLADLNIRSKIECNIFGIKRDGVFFVPSGNDVIKVNDILSIVYKKDLSKQIIDFFGGL, from the coding sequence ATGAAACTAAACAAGAAAAATTGAAAACCAAGTAGCTCAAATAAATACTTAATTATAGGTTATGGTAAATTTGGAAAAGGCTTTGCCCAAAGACTATTAAAAGAGGGTGTTAAAGAGTCAAAAATTTATATAGTTGATAAAAATCAAGAAATGCTAACAGAAACTCAAAATCAATTCACTAATGTAATGTCTTTAACCATCAGTGATTTTGACTCATTAAATGCATTTGATGTTAATGAAATAAAAATTGTAGTTATAGCAATGTCTGACCTTGAAGAATCATTAATGATTGCCGCAAATTGTGTTAAATATCCTGATAAAAAATATTTTGCAAAAGCAAAAAATGAAATCCACTCTAAACTACTTAAAACTTTAGGAGTAGATGATGTGGTAATTCCTGAAGAAGAAATAGGGTCAAAACTAGCTTATAAATCTTTATTTACAAGTAATATTGAAATTAAAAATGTAGATGATGATTACAATATTATCCATGTAAAAATTAAACCTAATTTTAATTTTGAAAATAAAACATTAGCTGATTTAAACATAAGATCAAAAATTGAATGTAATATCTTTGGTATCAAAAGAGATGGTGTATTTTTTGTACCATCTGGAAATGATGTAATAAAAGTAAATGATATCTTAAGTATTGTTTATAAAAAAGATCTGTCTAAACAAATCATTGATTTCTTTGGTGGTTTATAA
- a CDS encoding ABC transporter permease, whose protein sequence is MDGRNQELNINSKNDVKVKKDFSIFNKKFFCFSFKLMASKISVYIGIFVYLFIIACYSIIVPRVADKAPISLYNLSTSTMFLMFSVAVVTCYIAIEIFRTGIDDGTELLTVSKPISRKEIVFVKLTIFLIYVLIISVLGMGISAFTYLDDLSTNSDSTTIMLGTFTGTVVNGIIFGSIVTIISIYLKKITSMLISVGLAFILMMATMLTAFVMPTPVNNLSDNSKALQTVNAVSVSSDGSTVSIQQGLVGIDNSSSTNSSTTSTNPFVEPSSLWRQAVRNSGYNNSIKFDFGYQLSNLFILNKIPADTATLLSTMSFLNQGADLNFSSFNTSVSSSNPGMSHITVRPTVSWPNAGTAYPYQYLYLNTTTASSITSNTMLHKYRIKKSYSYNEFAQMNKTIYDYNAANSSTNETTDSTTSVKYWEDAWNKYKETNGTSGNSNTTLESFVTKFFKERTSSTTTSTNGQTALSLFNRTEAQELLKEFNTIQYSAYLNLLRKGVSVSVNAATTTPSTLTEWFTAIAKGVSEEEKVELGLLGINLFDQDDVLSNTIDFKYQISNGTTSPTNTMSLSIANPFNLMLRDWMNTARVTTVVSVMKNEIVIPVWVSIAVILFIVSMVLYYKRDFA, encoded by the coding sequence ATGGATGGAAGAAATCAAGAACTTAACATCAATTCTAAAAATGATGTTAAAGTTAAAAAAGATTTTTCAATATTCAATAAGAAATTTTTTTGTTTCTCATTCAAGTTAATGGCTTCAAAAATTTCTGTTTATATTGGCATATTTGTTTACTTGTTTATAATTGCATGTTATTCAATTATTGTTCCTAGAGTTGCTGATAAAGCACCTATTAGTTTATATAACTTATCAACATCTACTATGTTTCTAATGTTCTCAGTAGCAGTTGTAACTTGTTATATAGCAATAGAAATATTTAGGACCGGAATTGATGATGGTACAGAATTATTAACTGTAAGTAAACCAATTTCAAGAAAAGAAATTGTATTTGTTAAATTAACTATATTTTTAATTTATGTTTTAATCATTTCTGTTTTAGGAATGGGAATTTCAGCTTTTACATATTTAGATGATTTATCTACTAATAGTGATAGCACTACTATAATGTTAGGAACATTTACAGGAACTGTTGTTAATGGAATTATCTTTGGTTCAATTGTTACTATTATTTCAATTTATTTAAAGAAGATAACTTCAATGTTAATCTCAGTTGGATTAGCTTTTATTTTAATGATGGCTACAATGCTTACTGCTTTTGTAATGCCTACACCTGTTAACAATTTATCTGACAATAGTAAAGCACTTCAGACTGTTAATGCAGTTAGTGTTTCATCTGATGGAAGCACTGTTTCAATTCAGCAAGGGTTAGTAGGAATAGATAATAGTTCTTCAACTAATTCTAGTACTACTTCAACTAACCCTTTTGTTGAACCTTCAAGTCTATGAAGACAAGCAGTAAGAAACTCTGGATATAACAACAGTATTAAATTTGATTTTGGTTATCAATTATCAAATTTATTTATCTTAAACAAAATTCCAGCAGATACTGCTACATTACTTTCAACAATGTCATTTTTAAATCAAGGAGCAGATTTAAACTTTTCATCATTTAACACTAGTGTTAGTTCAAGTAACCCTGGGATGTCACATATTACTGTGAGACCAACTGTTAGTTGACCTAATGCTGGTACAGCTTACCCCTACCAATACTTGTATTTAAATACAACAACAGCTTCTTCAATTACAAGTAATACTATGCTTCACAAATATAGAATTAAAAAAAGTTATTCATACAATGAGTTTGCTCAAATGAATAAAACTATTTATGACTATAATGCTGCAAACAGTTCTACTAATGAAACAACTGATAGCACTACTAGTGTTAAGTATTGAGAAGATGCTTGAAACAAATATAAAGAAACTAATGGTACTTCTGGAAATAGCAACACAACTTTAGAAAGTTTTGTAACTAAGTTCTTTAAAGAAAGAACTTCTTCTACAACTACTTCAACAAATGGTCAAACTGCTCTAAGTTTATTTAATAGAACTGAAGCTCAAGAGTTATTAAAAGAATTTAATACTATTCAATATTCAGCTTATTTAAACTTACTTAGAAAAGGTGTATCTGTTAGTGTTAATGCAGCTACTACAACACCTTCTACACTAACTGAGTGATTTACAGCAATTGCTAAAGGTGTTAGTGAAGAAGAAAAAGTTGAATTAGGATTATTAGGAATTAATCTATTTGATCAAGATGATGTTTTATCAAACACAATTGATTTTAAATATCAAATTTCAAACGGAACAACTAGTCCTACAAACACTATGTCTTTAAGTATTGCTAATCCATTTAACTTAATGCTTAGAGATTGAATGAATACAGCAAGAGTTACTACAGTAGTTTCTGTAATGAAAAATGAAATAGTTATTCCTGTTTGAGTTTCAATTGCAGTTATCTTATTTATTGTTTCTATGGTTCTATATTACAAAAGGGATTTTGCATAA
- a CDS encoding ABC transporter ATP-binding protein: MSKKVNKDKVNDLVVKNESNYQIPKRILLQQEKQRKAYEEWLNSFDKKPIEAIPEEKEKKNKKKNKKVKKEKKPSPVLKPKKTKEDKKPLPIFKPKKTKEDKLKDNFMYIPYDKVLKGETKCDSEDNEKYLFEPFKGPSLFKEEVKKPEKPTKPAKVSKPVEPVKEKPVKAKAADKKPEVKEVKPAKPKKLKETKEKKLKSKFLYIPYIKLVKGEEVKQFSDDNKFLYEPFKGPSLYDESANKVEPLPKEIFLDDSFKDDEVPLSEEKPTKDKKYKLEETKEDYPKSKYLYIPYDRLLKGKKIREIKGIKKFLYDPFDDSYDDLYWENDKDDFFEDDDTDIFEDKKSDKPVSDYRPTPNVINSYDPADIDVLLDVCNLTKQYNRKAKPAIDQISFQVRRGEFHAFVGANGAGKTTTIKSIVGAYASFDGKIKIGGVNNKSKYSKIKLGYIPELARFPSRISAYNYLVDMAMLNRLTKEEAVKFVDDILKTFNMENLKKVSPNKFSSGQKKKILLAQALSNNPDLLIMDEPTANLDPKSRIEFFDILKKLQLQGKSIFISSHILSELDIYADAITILDGGKIAFSGKRELALEDKKDTYRIVLKEEGDFGKANLSNLNIVQDLENKKEYLVSSSNQELLNNFIFNLFKEKKLVKSEEYKLSIEEMYKKYVIKGSVHTSN; encoded by the coding sequence ATGAGTAAAAAAGTAAATAAAGATAAAGTAAATGATCTTGTTGTAAAAAATGAAAGTAATTATCAAATTCCAAAAAGAATTTTATTACAACAAGAAAAGCAAAGAAAAGCATATGAAGAATGATTAAATTCATTTGATAAAAAACCAATTGAAGCGATCCCAGAAGAAAAAGAAAAAAAGAATAAAAAGAAAAATAAAAAGGTAAAAAAAGAGAAAAAACCTTCTCCAGTTTTAAAACCTAAAAAAACTAAAGAAGATAAAAAACCTTTACCTATCTTTAAACCTAAAAAAACTAAGGAAGATAAGTTAAAAGATAACTTTATGTACATTCCTTATGACAAGGTATTAAAAGGTGAAACAAAATGTGATTCTGAGGATAATGAAAAATATTTGTTTGAACCATTTAAAGGTCCTTCATTATTTAAAGAAGAAGTAAAGAAACCTGAAAAACCAACTAAACCTGCCAAAGTTTCTAAACCTGTTGAACCAGTTAAAGAAAAACCAGTAAAAGCTAAGGCTGCTGATAAAAAACCAGAAGTTAAAGAAGTTAAACCAGCTAAACCTAAGAAACTAAAAGAAACTAAAGAAAAGAAATTAAAAAGTAAATTCCTATACATTCCTTATATTAAGTTGGTTAAAGGTGAAGAAGTTAAGCAATTTAGTGATGATAACAAATTCTTATATGAACCATTTAAGGGTCCTTCTTTATATGATGAGTCAGCTAATAAAGTTGAACCATTACCAAAAGAAATATTCTTAGATGATTCATTCAAAGATGATGAAGTTCCATTATCAGAAGAAAAACCTACAAAGGATAAAAAATATAAATTAGAAGAAACTAAAGAAGACTATCCTAAAAGCAAATATCTTTATATTCCTTATGACAGATTATTAAAAGGTAAAAAGATTAGAGAGATCAAAGGAATTAAAAAATTCCTATATGACCCTTTTGATGATAGTTATGATGATTTATATTGAGAAAACGATAAGGATGATTTCTTTGAGGATGATGATACAGATATTTTTGAAGACAAAAAATCTGACAAACCCGTTTCTGATTATAGACCAACACCAAATGTAATTAATTCTTACGATCCTGCAGATATTGATGTTTTATTAGATGTATGTAATTTAACAAAACAATACAATAGAAAAGCAAAACCTGCAATTGACCAAATTTCATTCCAAGTAAGAAGAGGTGAATTCCATGCATTTGTTGGTGCAAATGGGGCTGGTAAAACAACAACTATTAAATCAATTGTTGGAGCTTATGCATCATTTGATGGAAAAATAAAAATTGGTGGTGTTAACAACAAAAGTAAATATTCAAAAATTAAATTAGGTTATATTCCAGAGCTTGCTAGATTCCCATCAAGAATTAGTGCTTACAACTATTTAGTAGATATGGCTATGTTAAATAGGTTAACAAAAGAAGAAGCTGTTAAATTTGTAGATGATATATTAAAAACTTTTAATATGGAAAATTTAAAGAAGGTTTCTCCAAATAAATTCTCAAGTGGGCAAAAGAAAAAAATTCTTTTAGCACAAGCTTTGTCTAACAATCCTGACTTGTTAATTATGGATGAACCAACTGCTAACCTAGATCCAAAATCTAGAATTGAATTTTTTGATATATTAAAAAAACTTCAACTACAAGGTAAATCAATTTTTATCTCTTCTCATATTCTTTCAGAACTTGATATCTATGCAGATGCAATAACTATTTTAGATGGTGGAAAAATTGCTTTTAGTGGGAAAAGAGAATTAGCACTAGAAGACAAAAAAGATACTTACAGAATTGTCTTAAAAGAAGAAGGTGATTTTGGGAAAGCAAATCTGTCTAATTTAAATATTGTTCAAGATTTAGAAAACAAGAAAGAATACTTAGTTTCTAGTTCTAATCAAGAATTGTTAAATAATTTTATTTTTAACTTATTTAAAGAAAAGAAATTAGTAAAAAGTGAAGAATATAAATTAAGCATTGAAGAAATGTATAAAAAGTATGTAATTAAAGGTTCAGTTCATACTTCAAATTAA
- a CDS encoding MPN551 family DNA-binding protein, with product MPLKTVYNKDFFIKDNCIHLSTDYFTKNLTKFKKITGSRLASILNKNKYNSPLKTWMIMTNLYQDVMDDTLSYVGNTIEPMLRNYVEKKFDITYKQYNPFQVKWDVFADNEIFGGIPDGEPVNKSGEFLYNKNYPMLEIKTTSIDSFVYKNVNGVLTMQKDANNVPLVKTPNGKLESWFNEKKQLVIPIEYQLQLCLYMYLRQVNLGLFVIGFLEKEDYAKPIDFDINNRKIETAKINLDINNFQPIIDTATNWYNKHIATGISPEMTPEDLKWFNELIQMN from the coding sequence ATGCCATTAAAAACTGTTTATAACAAAGATTTTTTTATAAAAGATAATTGTATTCATTTATCAACAGATTACTTTACAAAGAATTTAACTAAATTTAAAAAAATTACTGGAAGTAGATTAGCTTCAATACTAAATAAAAACAAATATAATAGTCCTTTAAAAACTTGAATGATTATGACAAATCTTTACCAAGATGTAATGGATGATACTTTGTCATATGTTGGTAACACTATTGAACCAATGTTAAGAAATTATGTGGAAAAAAAGTTTGATATTACATACAAACAATATAATCCTTTCCAAGTTAAATGAGATGTTTTTGCAGATAATGAAATATTTGGAGGAATTCCAGATGGAGAACCTGTTAATAAATCTGGTGAGTTTTTATATAACAAAAATTATCCAATGCTAGAAATTAAGACTACTTCAATTGATTCATTTGTATATAAAAATGTAAATGGTGTTTTAACAATGCAAAAGGATGCTAATAATGTTCCTCTTGTTAAAACCCCTAATGGAAAATTAGAGTCATGATTTAATGAAAAAAAACAATTGGTAATTCCAATAGAATACCAATTGCAACTTTGTTTATACATGTATTTAAGACAAGTTAATTTAGGTTTATTTGTAATTGGTTTTTTAGAAAAAGAAGACTATGCTAAACCAATTGATTTTGATATTAATAATAGAAAAATAGAAACTGCTAAGATTAATTTAGATATTAATAATTTTCAACCAATTATAGATACAGCTACTAATTGATACAACAAACATATAGCAACTGGTATTAGTCCTGAAATGACACCAGAAGACTTAAAATGATTTAATGAATTAATCCAAATGAATTAA
- a CDS encoding ribulose-phosphate 3-epimerase, translated as MEKIIELSVLALDQKDENKFKEQLESCLKNNIKDIHYDIMDNKFVPNTSFNNLEFLDYLIEKGCNVSAHLMVENVAHYVDKLITKKVKYITFHCEAQTIEESISIINTIKKHNIKAGIAIKPNSSLKEYESLIKISDKITVMSVEPGFGGQKYIENSEIRIREIKKLSHKNLIVEIDGGINDQTILLCKDDATHFVTGSFLFNNLEKFEELKKLLD; from the coding sequence ATGGAAAAAATTATTGAATTATCAGTACTAGCTCTTGATCAAAAAGATGAGAATAAATTTAAAGAACAATTAGAATCTTGTTTAAAAAATAATATTAAAGATATCCATTATGACATAATGGATAATAAATTTGTTCCAAACACTTCTTTTAACAATTTAGAGTTCTTAGATTACTTAATAGAAAAAGGTTGTAATGTTAGTGCTCACTTAATGGTAGAAAATGTAGCACATTATGTAGACAAACTAATAACAAAAAAAGTGAAATATATTACATTTCACTGTGAGGCTCAAACAATTGAAGAATCTATTTCAATTATTAATACAATAAAAAAACACAACATAAAAGCAGGGATTGCAATTAAACCAAATTCTTCACTTAAAGAATATGAATCACTAATAAAAATATCAGACAAAATAACAGTTATGAGTGTTGAGCCTGGATTTGGTGGTCAAAAATACATAGAAAATAGTGAGATAAGAATTAGAGAAATAAAAAAACTATCTCATAAAAATTTAATAGTAGAAATTGATGGTGGTATAAATGACCAAACAATTTTACTTTGTAAAGATGATGCAACACACTTTGTTACAGGATCATTTTTATTTAACAATTTAGAAAAATTTGAAGAATTAAAAAAACTATTGGATTAA
- a CDS encoding amidohydrolase: protein MENITLFYNGKIYLGSKKFGYGFEIKNNCFNKIFISEQQIDFNKYKNKIDLNNQLVIPGLIDTHIHMLLAAKNKNNIDLSKSKNIDEIKEVINKKIFSENPKFIFCENLKYGLLLNKFELDKINDNIPIFIFKSDLHTAFVNTCGLKFLNIYEKNIESKVGGLIELGLDLLPNGILRESACQIIRNKLSAFNDFDLDLKNLKEISDELIKYGITNVLICDIFEGSDDYIYKLYDNLTNQEKTLRINHQIVFYDLEKLKVFLENHKNDEPNEFNKISDIKIFNDGSIGSKTAHISSCYLNDTNNCGIQNYSKNDLMNVFEIADAYKKQVAIHSIGDQSSKTCIEALKDKSNKNANRHKIVHFQLFDKCLMKEVINHKILLSVQPCFLESDLNILSDYLDSSFSLDSYKFNEINKLNDNLVSFSTDAPVCSFNPWLNIYYAITGNQINKSKREEWSFDIYEAIKCYTENGAYSMFEENTRGKIKKDYLADFIILNQDIFGLKNEKEILNTKVLHSYINGKKIF from the coding sequence ATGGAAAATATCACACTTTTTTATAATGGAAAAATCTATCTAGGTTCTAAAAAATTTGGATATGGGTTTGAAATCAAAAACAATTGCTTTAATAAAATTTTTATTTCTGAACAACAGATAGATTTTAATAAGTATAAAAATAAAATAGATTTAAATAATCAGTTGGTGATTCCAGGATTAATTGATACACATATTCATATGCTATTAGCAGCAAAAAATAAAAATAATATAGATTTAAGCAAATCTAAGAATATTGATGAAATTAAAGAAGTTATTAATAAAAAAATATTTTCAGAAAATCCAAAATTTATTTTTTGTGAAAATTTAAAATATGGTCTTTTATTAAACAAATTTGAATTAGACAAAATTAATGACAATATTCCAATTTTTATCTTTAAAAGTGATTTACACACTGCTTTTGTAAATACATGTGGTTTGAAGTTTTTAAACATATATGAAAAAAATATTGAGAGCAAAGTGGGTGGATTAATAGAATTGGGATTAGATTTATTGCCTAATGGAATTCTTAGAGAATCTGCTTGTCAAATTATCAGAAATAAATTATCTGCATTTAATGACTTTGATTTAGATTTAAAAAATTTAAAAGAAATAAGTGATGAATTGATTAAGTATGGAATAACTAATGTTTTAATTTGTGATATTTTTGAAGGTAGTGATGATTACATTTATAAGCTATATGACAACTTAACAAATCAAGAAAAAACATTAAGAATAAATCATCAGATAGTTTTTTATGATTTAGAAAAATTGAAAGTATTTCTTGAAAACCATAAAAATGATGAACCCAATGAATTTAATAAAATTAGTGATATAAAGATTTTTAATGATGGATCAATTGGTTCAAAAACAGCTCATATTTCTTCTTGCTATTTAAATGACACAAATAATTGTGGAATTCAAAATTATAGTAAGAATGATTTAATGAATGTTTTTGAAATTGCTGATGCTTATAAAAAGCAAGTAGCAATTCATTCAATTGGTGATCAATCAAGTAAAACATGTATTGAAGCATTAAAAGATAAAAGCAATAAGAATGCTAATAGACATAAAATTGTTCATTTCCAATTGTTTGATAAGTGCTTAATGAAAGAAGTAATCAATCATAAAATATTGTTATCTGTTCAACCATGTTTTTTAGAAAGTGATTTAAATATTTTAAGTGATTACCTTGATAGTAGTTTTTCATTAGACTCATATAAATTTAATGAGATCAATAAATTAAATGATAATTTAGTTTCTTTTTCTACTGATGCTCCAGTTTGTAGTTTTAATCCTTGATTAAATATTTATTATGCAATAACAGGAAATCAAATAAATAAATCAAAAAGAGAAGAATGATCATTTGATATTTATGAAGCTATTAAATGTTATACAGAAAATGGTGCTTATTCTATGTTTGAAGAAAACACTAGAGGGAAAATAAAAAAAGATTATTTAGCTGATTTCATAATTTTAAATCAAGATATTTTTGGATTAAAAAATGAGAAAGAAATATTAAATACAAAAGTTTTACATAGTTATATAAATGGTAAAAAAATATTTTAA
- a CDS encoding ABC transporter ATP-binding protein, translating into MINFRKNKNKSLSVDLNQINDKVLLEKMSHTKSNDNAKKFITYKPNPNGKKIIEIKNLNKSFNRNKNHVLKNISIDLYENEHTAILGGNGAGKTTLVEILAGITKADEGEINYLYEYKNSFQEKIGIQFQDSSYPKGLSVKDIISFILDIFKSDLNKDELNALIKIFGIDEFYNKKANSLSGGQSQRLNCLLSILHKPSFLILDELSTGLDVTIKSNIKSFIKEFAKENKITLLLVSHDMDEIQYLSQRIIILKNGEIFVDAKLEDIIKEFGSLTECMDMYI; encoded by the coding sequence ATGATTAATTTTAGAAAAAATAAAAATAAATCATTATCAGTGGACTTAAACCAAATTAATGACAAAGTTCTTCTTGAAAAGATGTCTCACACTAAGAGCAATGATAATGCTAAAAAGTTTATTACTTATAAACCTAATCCAAATGGTAAAAAGATTATAGAAATAAAAAATTTAAACAAGTCTTTTAACAGAAACAAAAATCATGTTTTAAAAAATATCTCAATAGATCTTTATGAAAATGAACATACTGCAATCTTAGGTGGTAATGGAGCTGGTAAAACAACATTGGTTGAAATTCTTGCTGGGATTACAAAAGCTGATGAAGGTGAAATTAATTACTTATATGAATATAAAAATAGTTTTCAAGAAAAAATAGGAATCCAATTTCAAGATTCAAGTTATCCTAAAGGACTATCAGTTAAAGACATTATTAGTTTTATTCTTGATATTTTTAAAAGTGATTTAAACAAAGATGAATTAAATGCACTAATAAAAATATTTGGTATTGATGAATTCTATAATAAAAAAGCTAATTCATTATCTGGTGGCCAGTCCCAAAGATTAAATTGCTTACTATCAATTTTACATAAACCAAGTTTTCTGATTTTAGATGAATTATCCACTGGACTTGATGTCACTATAAAAAGTAATATTAAATCTTTTATTAAAGAATTTGCTAAAGAAAATAAAATAACACTATTACTTGTAAGTCACGATATGGATGAAATCCAATACTTATCTCAAAGAATTATTATTTTAAAAAATGGTGAGATTTTTGTTGATGCAAAACTTGAAGATATCATTAAAGAATTTGGTAGTTTAACTGAATGCATGGACATGTATATTTAG
- a CDS encoding MIP family Ig-specific serine endopeptidase, with protein MKTDLLEKFKKKNKRLTRNLLWFSVASLSAVTVSCATVGVIFSLEQKNGNSSNIPNDNSNNQGTNRPDSSLLPKGYAYATNTTSEEVNQYSIDHNKKNFFNYPVYSDFKGNRTVSLKADGSPSRNYTESPEITGGNFSLKNVLKTDKHAQLAKQVYSVGFHNGTETIGTAWILDYKLTSDNSYPLTWYFGTNAHVIDDLKVKDDKLYPEKFGTWDPSATGDNKFRTTNTAAISLWQLANPEKDKTYKNNSSNPDWKETRINLSNPKPDSNYPSTYPTYEGFYNDNPPVKTVFQGYDFLSVSPSDSSINSYSNKEEYADFAVFELTFPDVETAKTTTNSYADWDESLKFKYHKEDLVKNPSLKTEHVYEIGYPLARSTETNAYRDISSNVNSVDAFAGGYGLSKSVHYNTFSNFSGAFDGLIAMPWFGYSYEYVDNTQPLISAKKSTAYSTYGLIYAVTNGQMEGGSSGGLLVDDNGYALGIHFGSDKNAAVGSSQAFYSSGYDYKGYYGNHNLPQYDLIRGGYPLQKNSYFDGLVKLYGKDSNFKTRLFPNGLTSRN; from the coding sequence ATGAAGACAGATTTATTAGAAAAGTTTAAAAAGAAAAATAAAAGGTTAACTAGAAATCTTTTGTGATTTTCTGTTGCTTCTTTATCTGCTGTTACTGTTTCTTGTGCAACAGTGGGTGTTATTTTTTCTTTAGAACAAAAAAATGGTAATAGCTCTAATATTCCTAATGATAATTCTAACAATCAAGGAACTAATAGACCAGATTCTTCACTTTTACCAAAAGGGTATGCTTATGCTACAAACACAACAAGCGAAGAAGTAAACCAATATAGTATTGATCACAATAAAAAGAACTTTTTCAACTATCCAGTTTATAGTGATTTCAAAGGAAATAGAACTGTTAGTTTAAAAGCAGATGGGTCACCATCTAGAAACTATACTGAAAGCCCTGAAATAACAGGTGGGAATTTTAGTTTAAAAAATGTTTTAAAAACAGATAAACATGCACAACTTGCTAAACAAGTTTATAGTGTAGGTTTTCATAATGGAACTGAAACAATTGGAACAGCATGGATATTAGACTATAAATTAACTAGTGACAATTCTTATCCATTGACTTGATACTTTGGTACAAATGCCCATGTAATAGATGATTTAAAAGTAAAGGATGATAAACTATATCCTGAAAAATTTGGAACATGAGATCCAAGTGCAACTGGGGACAATAAATTTAGAACAACAAATACAGCAGCTATTTCATTATGACAACTTGCTAACCCAGAAAAAGACAAAACATACAAAAATAACTCATCAAACCCAGATTGAAAAGAAACAAGAATAAATTTATCTAATCCTAAACCAGATTCTAATTACCCAAGCACTTATCCTACATATGAAGGTTTTTATAATGATAATCCTCCAGTTAAAACTGTTTTTCAAGGATATGATTTTTTATCTGTATCGCCAAGTGACTCTTCTATTAACTCTTATTCAAACAAAGAAGAATATGCAGATTTTGCTGTATTTGAATTGACATTTCCAGATGTAGAAACAGCTAAAACTACAACAAATAGCTATGCTGATTGAGATGAGTCATTAAAGTTTAAATACCATAAAGAAGATCTTGTTAAAAATCCTAGTTTAAAAACTGAACACGTATATGAAATTGGATATCCTCTAGCCCGTTCTACAGAAACAAATGCTTATAGAGATATTTCTTCCAATGTTAATTCAGTAGATGCTTTTGCAGGTGGTTATGGTTTATCTAAAAGTGTTCACTACAATACTTTCAGTAATTTTTCAGGTGCCTTTGATGGTTTAATTGCAATGCCTTGATTTGGATATAGCTATGAATATGTTGATAATACACAACCTTTAATTAGTGCCAAGAAATCAACTGCTTATAGTACTTATGGATTAATATATGCTGTAACTAATGGACAGATGGAAGGTGGGTCTAGTGGTGGCTTATTAGTAGATGACAATGGATATGCTTTAGGTATTCATTTTGGTTCTGACAAAAATGCTGCTGTTGGAAGTTCTCAAGCCTTTTATAGTAGTGGATATGATTATAAAGGATATTATGGCAACCATAACTTACCTCAATATGATTTAATAAGAGGAGGTTATCCTCTTCAAAAAAATTCTTATTTTGATGGGTTGGTTAAACTATATGGTAAGGATAGTAACTTCAAAACTAGATTATTTCCAAATGGATTAACAAGTAGAAATTAA
- a CDS encoding SDR family oxidoreductase, producing the protein MKIAGIGSNGRSGQLIVKEAVQRGLDVTGVARKENKSIAPKFIQKDLFDLTKEDFKGFDVVIDAFAAWTEDTLELHTKSLMKLADLLSNTKTRLIVVGGAGSLYVNPEHTLTLLETPDFPDIFKPVAIATGNSLEALRKRNDVRWTYISPPADFQAEGARTGEYILAGEEFTLNSKGVSAMSYADFAIATIDEAVKGNNIQKRISVLGK; encoded by the coding sequence ATGAAAATTGCTGGAATTGGTTCAAATGGTAGATCAGGTCAACTTATTGTTAAAGAAGCAGTACAAAGAGGACTTGATGTTACAGGTGTTGCAAGAAAAGAAAACAAAAGTATTGCCCCTAAATTTATTCAAAAAGATTTATTTGATTTAACAAAAGAAGATTTTAAAGGTTTTGATGTAGTGATTGATGCTTTTGCTGCATGAACAGAAGATACATTAGAACTTCACACTAAATCTTTAATGAAATTAGCAGATTTATTAAGCAACACTAAAACACGTCTTATAGTAGTAGGTGGTGCTGGTAGCTTATATGTAAATCCAGAACATACTCTTACTTTATTAGAAACACCAGATTTCCCAGATATTTTTAAACCAGTTGCTATTGCAACAGGAAACTCATTGGAAGCTTTAAGAAAAAGAAATGATGTAAGATGAACTTATATAAGTCCACCAGCTGATTTTCAAGCAGAAGGTGCTAGAACTGGAGAATATATTTTAGCTGGAGAAGAATTTACTTTAAACAGTAAAGGTGTAAGTGCTATGAGTTATGCTGATTTTGCAATTGCTACAATTGATGAAGCAGTTAAAGGAAATAACATACAAAAAAGAATTAGTGTTCTTGGTAAATAA